One stretch of Desulfomonile tiedjei DNA includes these proteins:
- a CDS encoding response regulator → MTEFRVLLVDDEPDFLETLVKRLKKRKLEVFSASNGKEALDVLKETPVDVVVLDVRMPDMDGIQTLREIKKIRPGVEVIMLTGHASVEVAIQGMELGAFDYLMKPMDIDELLYKLQDAYKKKWCREEDEECRIPESLLVSTDRS, encoded by the coding sequence GTGACTGAGTTCAGAGTGCTTTTGGTGGATGATGAGCCCGATTTCTTGGAAACGCTCGTCAAGAGGCTCAAGAAGAGGAAACTTGAGGTCTTCTCCGCTTCAAACGGTAAGGAGGCCCTCGATGTCTTGAAGGAGACCCCGGTCGATGTAGTAGTGCTCGACGTCCGCATGCCGGACATGGACGGTATACAGACACTACGGGAGATCAAGAAGATCCGTCCTGGAGTGGAGGTTATAATGCTAACCGGGCATGCCAGTGTGGAGGTCGCTATTCAAGGAATGGAGTTGGGGGCTTTCGACTATCTGATGAAGCCTATGGACATAGATGAATTGCTCTATAAATTGCAGGACGCGTACAAGAAAAAATGGTGCCGCGAAGAAGACGAAGAGTGCCGGATACCCGAATCTTTGTTGGTTTCCACTGATAGATCTTGA